The following are encoded together in the Scytonema millei VB511283 genome:
- a CDS encoding sensor histidine kinase produces MQMWTLPTIREIITKSRADEIGCYTPELETEAIRHTSAASKRLKVVKEWSGAIAALEQLLLDSLGSPLSNSLGFKGDRGIVLAGPAPILSQKELLANFQTGVFTAEWLKLSGGRPFQLPPAATKSDVTKSQAKSDPLPVAVEIDPPGSTTIPLLPGDPLAKEQFCLVLTDSFSLVMVAGVDGNNDPVFMFAFEPEIVAQAWQTLRARVALTSPRYLLLQLDAIAHKYAPVAPDYRVVAQFSRLLLKYLPEPEEGPGDKKTRETWETRRTRRPGDQGIRGEDIDFPTPDSRLPTPHSRPDLELLQAFAHEVRTPLTTIRTLIRLLLKRRDLSSDVQKRLEAIEHECREQIDRMELMFQAAELETSASDSNNHNYLIATSLEQLLQQSIPRWQNSAKRRNMTLDVILPQQMPTVISHPSMLDRVLTGLIENFTRSLPAGSQIQVQVIPAGDQLKLQLFSQLPGEDDEATQSFSVTSIGKSLGQLLTFQPETGCISLNLNATKHLFQSIGGKLIVRQKPQQGEVLTVFLPLFGSGEL; encoded by the coding sequence GTGCAAATGTGGACTTTACCAACTATAAGGGAAATTATTACCAAGAGCAGAGCGGATGAGATTGGCTGCTACACTCCAGAGTTGGAAACAGAAGCCATTCGCCATACCAGTGCTGCATCTAAACGGCTCAAAGTCGTGAAAGAGTGGAGCGGAGCGATCGCCGCACTCGAACAGCTATTGTTAGATAGTCTTGGTTCCCCATTGTCAAACTCTTTAGGATTTAAAGGCGATCGAGGCATCGTTTTAGCTGGTCCAGCACCAATTTTGAGTCAAAAGGAGTTGCTGGCTAACTTTCAAACTGGAGTGTTTACCGCAGAGTGGCTGAAGTTATCTGGAGGAAGACCGTTTCAACTCCCGCCAGCTGCAACCAAGTCTGATGTAACCAAGTCTCAAGCAAAATCCGATCCTTTACCTGTAGCAGTGGAAATCGATCCACCTGGTAGTACGACTATACCCTTGCTACCGGGAGATCCGCTAGCAAAGGAACAGTTTTGCTTGGTTTTGACAGATAGTTTTAGCTTAGTGATGGTTGCTGGGGTAGATGGCAATAACGACCCAGTATTTATGTTTGCGTTTGAACCGGAGATAGTTGCGCAGGCATGGCAGACGCTGCGGGCGCGAGTTGCTCTGACTAGCCCCCGATACCTACTACTGCAACTCGATGCGATCGCCCATAAATACGCTCCCGTTGCCCCAGATTACCGGGTCGTGGCTCAATTTAGCCGTTTGTTGCTCAAGTATTTGCCAGAACCAGAAGAAGGACCAGGGGATAAGAAGACAAGGGAGACCTGGGAGACCAGGAGGACAAGGAGACCAGGAGACCAGGGGATAAGAGGAGAGGATATCGATTTCCCGACTCCCGACTCCCGACTCCCGACTCCCCATTCCCGTCCCGATTTAGAACTACTGCAAGCATTTGCCCACGAAGTTCGCACGCCTTTGACGACAATTCGCACGCTGATTCGCCTGTTATTGAAGCGACGAGACTTGTCTAGCGATGTGCAAAAACGCTTAGAGGCGATCGAACACGAGTGTCGAGAACAAATCGATCGCATGGAGTTGATGTTTCAAGCGGCGGAACTGGAAACATCTGCTTCAGATAGCAACAATCATAATTATTTGATTGCCACATCTTTAGAACAGTTATTGCAGCAAAGTATTCCCCGCTGGCAAAACAGTGCGAAACGCCGCAACATGACTTTAGATGTGATTTTGCCGCAGCAAATGCCAACAGTGATCAGCCATCCTAGTATGCTCGATCGGGTACTGACAGGATTAATCGAGAATTTTACTCGCAGCCTGCCCGCTGGCAGTCAAATTCAGGTGCAGGTCATTCCCGCTGGCGATCAACTCAAGCTACAGTTATTTTCGCAACTTCCAGGAGAAGACGACGAAGCGACACAAAGTTTTTCTGTCACGTCGATTGGCAAATCTCTCGGTCAGTTACTGACATTTCAACCCGAAACAGGCTGTATTAGTCTCAATCTCAATGCTACTAAGCACCTATTTCAATCGATTGGTGGCAAATTGATCGTGCGTCAGAAACCACAACAAGGAGAAGTATTGACAGTGTTTCTTCCTTTATTTGGGAGTGGAGAGTTGTAG
- a CDS encoding DICT sensory domain-containing protein — MDISLYRLALSIEQPPSPMLVSPATLLSLVESVMELLVEKQISATLWLKLPLGKVWYASIQRYHEQVRVSDKTYVCYGQETAIAQLSGFPLVPVQLLPNSHLRRDYFLIVHSPQFCCMVLAHRSRLKRKKGKTKENDRQKKFLPLLSLCSFEGRVLQEVLKGIGHVVAQSVRWKLAQHKQPAIAPEVMNNWETLFACPSAPDPVLLERLFAKQVQQQDATRRSTFDELTGGLKRQNQALASTLSRKDESFGRMCEELRTPLTHMKTALSLLNSPHLKPPQKQRYLQILSSECDRQNSLINGLLELVQLDKTAEQTVLQPLKLSEIIPGVVSTYQPLAQEKGIMLAYTVSPDLPSIFCSNNWLRQIAINLLHNSIKFTPTGGQVWVKACTQGEYVQLEFRDTGIGISPNEIPKIFDRFYRVRSVSSEDLGGAGLGLTIVQQLLLRCGGSISVKSKVGEGSIFNVLLPIAPTK, encoded by the coding sequence ATGGATATCTCTCTTTATCGACTGGCTCTGAGTATAGAACAACCACCGTCGCCGATGTTGGTAAGTCCGGCAACCTTGCTTTCCTTGGTAGAATCGGTGATGGAATTACTGGTAGAAAAGCAAATCTCAGCGACACTGTGGCTGAAGTTACCATTAGGGAAAGTTTGGTATGCTTCGATTCAGCGCTATCACGAGCAGGTGAGAGTCTCTGACAAAACCTATGTTTGCTACGGACAGGAAACTGCGATCGCTCAATTGTCTGGTTTCCCATTGGTTCCGGTTCAATTATTACCAAATAGCCATCTGCGGCGGGATTATTTTCTCATTGTCCATTCACCTCAATTCTGCTGTATGGTGCTGGCACATCGATCGCGGCTGAAACGAAAAAAGGGAAAAACGAAGGAAAACGATCGCCAAAAGAAATTTTTACCCTTGCTGAGTCTTTGCTCGTTTGAGGGACGAGTTTTGCAAGAGGTACTCAAGGGAATTGGTCATGTCGTGGCTCAAAGCGTGCGTTGGAAGCTAGCGCAGCACAAACAGCCCGCGATCGCCCCAGAGGTGATGAACAATTGGGAGACGCTATTTGCTTGTCCGTCTGCACCCGATCCAGTACTATTAGAGCGATTATTTGCCAAACAAGTTCAGCAACAAGATGCGACTCGCCGCAGTACGTTTGACGAACTCACTGGCGGTTTGAAACGGCAAAATCAAGCCTTAGCAAGTACCTTAAGTCGTAAAGATGAATCGTTCGGTCGGATGTGCGAAGAACTCCGCACTCCGCTGACACATATGAAAACGGCTTTAAGTCTGTTAAATTCTCCTCACCTCAAACCACCGCAAAAACAGCGCTATTTGCAGATTCTGAGTAGCGAGTGCGATCGCCAAAACTCTTTAATTAATGGTTTATTAGAATTAGTCCAATTAGACAAAACGGCGGAGCAAACAGTTTTACAACCATTGAAACTGAGTGAAATTATTCCAGGAGTAGTTAGTACCTATCAACCTCTAGCTCAAGAAAAAGGCATTATGCTTGCCTACACCGTTTCTCCCGATTTGCCTTCTATTTTCTGCTCTAACAATTGGTTGCGGCAAATTGCTATTAATTTGTTACATAACAGCATTAAATTTACTCCTACAGGCGGGCAAGTTTGGGTTAAAGCTTGTACTCAAGGCGAATACGTGCAACTAGAATTCCGCGATACTGGAATTGGCATTTCGCCCAACGAGATCCCCAAAATTTTCGATCGCTTTTATCGGGTGCGTTCTGTTTCTAGCGAAGATTTAGGCGGCGCGGGACTTGGTTTAACGATCGTCCAACAACTTTTACTACGCTGTGGCGGTTCCATTTCCGTCAAAAGTAAAGTTGGCGAGGGTTCTATTTTCAATGTTTTGTTACCTATTGCCCCAACTAAGTAA
- a CDS encoding UDP-N-acetylmuramoyl-L-alanyl-D-glutamate--2,6-diaminopimelate ligase translates to MKLGELLAKVDSIEQLPQHPALDLEVKGLTTNSHACQAGDLFIGMPGTRVDGGEFWQSAIASGAIAALVSSQVAQKRAEGEPCIISATDMVRACAGVAAAFYGYPATRMKLVGVTGTNGKTTTTHLIEFFLQQAKLSTALFGTLYSRWAGFEQTAAHTTPFAVELQKQLANAVQAGTQVAVMEVSSHALAQGRVLGCPFEVGVFTNLTQDHLDFHRDMEDYFAAKALLFSPDYLEGRAVINTDDPYGQRLIQQLPPERVWSYSVQTGISADFYLSDLDYEPTGVSGKLHTPVGEVEFRSPLVGQYNLANLLAAVAAALHLGVDLQLIANVLPQFAGVPGRMERVQVSPRQDISAIVDYAHTPDSLENLLKAARPFIPGKMICVFGCGGDRDRTKRPKMGKIAADLADVVYVTSDNPRTEDPERILQDILAGIPNTIEPFVIGDRATAIQTAIQQAQSGDGVLIAGKGHEDYQILGTEKIHFDDREQARNALRIRESGVGSRESGVE, encoded by the coding sequence ATGAAGTTAGGTGAATTGTTAGCAAAAGTTGACAGTATCGAGCAACTACCCCAGCATCCAGCTTTAGATCTGGAGGTGAAAGGTTTAACGACAAATTCTCATGCTTGTCAAGCGGGAGATTTATTTATTGGAATGCCAGGAACGCGGGTGGATGGAGGAGAGTTTTGGCAAAGCGCGATCGCGAGTGGGGCGATCGCGGCTTTAGTCTCTTCTCAGGTAGCCCAAAAGAGAGCTGAGGGAGAGCCTTGCATTATTTCTGCTACAGATATGGTTCGAGCTTGCGCTGGGGTGGCGGCTGCTTTTTATGGTTATCCGGCTACACGGATGAAATTGGTGGGGGTGACGGGAACGAATGGTAAAACAACTACGACTCATTTAATCGAATTTTTCCTCCAACAAGCAAAGTTATCTACAGCTTTATTTGGAACTCTTTATTCTCGTTGGGCGGGTTTCGAGCAAACAGCAGCTCATACCACACCATTTGCTGTAGAACTGCAAAAACAATTAGCTAACGCCGTGCAAGCGGGAACTCAAGTAGCGGTAATGGAAGTCAGTTCTCATGCTTTAGCACAAGGACGAGTTTTAGGGTGTCCGTTTGAAGTGGGGGTGTTTACCAATCTCACTCAAGATCACCTAGACTTCCACCGCGATATGGAAGACTATTTTGCCGCAAAAGCCTTGCTATTCAGTCCCGATTATCTCGAAGGACGAGCAGTTATTAATACAGACGATCCCTACGGACAAAGATTAATTCAACAACTACCACCGGAACGGGTGTGGAGTTATAGCGTCCAAACTGGAATATCAGCTGACTTCTATTTGAGCGATCTGGATTACGAACCAACGGGAGTAAGCGGTAAATTACACACACCCGTAGGAGAAGTAGAATTTCGATCGCCGCTCGTAGGTCAGTATAATCTCGCCAATTTACTCGCAGCAGTAGCAGCCGCTTTACACCTGGGCGTAGATTTACAACTCATCGCTAACGTATTGCCGCAATTTGCCGGAGTCCCTGGCAGAATGGAGCGGGTGCAAGTGAGTCCCCGTCAGGATATCAGCGCGATCGTCGATTATGCTCATACACCTGATAGTTTAGAAAACTTGTTGAAAGCAGCCCGACCGTTTATTCCAGGTAAGATGATTTGCGTGTTTGGCTGTGGCGGCGATCGCGATCGCACCAAGCGTCCGAAAATGGGTAAAATCGCCGCCGATCTAGCAGATGTCGTTTACGTCACTTCTGATAATCCCCGCACCGAAGACCCAGAAAGGATTCTCCAAGATATTCTCGCAGGCATTCCTAACACAATAGAGCCATTTGTCATTGGCGATCGCGCTACAGCAATTCAAACGGCAATTCAACAAGCCCAATCCGGCGATGGCGTACTCATTGCTGGTAAAGGTCACGAAGATTACCAAATTCTCGGTACAGAAAAAATCCACTTTGACGATCGCGAACAGGCGAGAAATGCACTAAGAATTCGGGAGTCGGGAGTTGGGAGTCGGGAGTCAGGAGTGGAGTGA
- a CDS encoding glutaredoxin family protein has product MHLILYSKPECHLCEGLQEKLAQILSTHQELSLEVRDITLQEDWWQAYQYEVPVLFLHSDDGRSLLLPRPSPRATVSQIQQMLQKYVNHHEAE; this is encoded by the coding sequence ATGCATTTGATTCTCTATAGCAAACCTGAATGTCATTTGTGTGAAGGCTTGCAGGAAAAGCTAGCACAAATTTTATCTACACACCAAGAGCTATCGCTGGAAGTCCGCGACATCACGCTACAGGAAGATTGGTGGCAAGCATATCAATACGAAGTACCTGTTTTATTTCTGCATAGCGACGATGGGCGATCGCTCCTTCTCCCTCGTCCCTCTCCTCGCGCTACAGTCAGTCAAATTCAACAGATGCTTCAGAAATATGTAAATCATCATGAAGCAGAATAG
- the cysH gene encoding phosphoadenosine phosphosulfate reductase, protein MTVSTSSIQTPNFDLDELNRKYETAHPSKILAWCVENISTGLVQTSAFNVDDIVITDILYRELKHRTPVMFLDTLHHFPQTLELVSKVKDLYDLDLQVYKIPDVDTRAAFAAKYGEALWDSDIKQFHHLTKIEPLQRGLAELNAVAWITGRRRDQARTRSDMPVFELDSQQRLKVNPIASWTRKETWAYVFEHNVIYNPLHDQGYPSIGDEPITTPVAEGEDERAGRWRGSDKTECGIHI, encoded by the coding sequence ATGACTGTTTCAACATCTTCTATCCAAACACCCAATTTCGATCTAGATGAGCTAAATCGCAAATATGAGACAGCTCATCCTAGCAAAATTCTTGCCTGGTGTGTCGAGAACATTTCTACAGGATTAGTACAAACCAGCGCTTTCAACGTAGACGATATCGTCATCACCGATATTCTCTACCGCGAACTCAAGCACCGCACCCCAGTTATGTTTCTCGACACTTTACACCACTTTCCTCAGACTTTAGAGCTTGTCTCCAAAGTTAAAGACTTGTACGACTTGGATCTGCAAGTTTATAAAATCCCAGACGTGGATACTCGGGCTGCTTTTGCTGCCAAATATGGCGAAGCTCTATGGGATAGCGACATTAAGCAATTTCACCACTTGACCAAAATCGAACCGCTGCAACGAGGACTAGCCGAACTCAACGCTGTAGCTTGGATTACCGGACGGCGACGCGATCAGGCGCGTACCCGTTCTGACATGCCCGTTTTTGAACTTGACAGTCAACAGCGCCTCAAAGTTAATCCCATTGCTAGTTGGACGCGCAAAGAAACTTGGGCGTATGTCTTTGAGCATAACGTCATTTACAATCCGCTCCACGACCAAGGCTATCCCAGTATTGGCGACGAACCAATTACTACGCCTGTAGCCGAAGGCGAAGACGAACGCGCCGGACGCTGGCGGGGTTCTGACAAGACTGAATGTGGAATTCATATTTGA
- the sbcD gene encoding exonuclease subunit SbcD: protein MIKILHLSDIHMGSSFSHGRLNPETGLNTRLEDFVKTLSRCIDRALEEPVDLVLFGGDAFPDATPPPYIQEKFASQFRRLVDARVPTVLLVGNHDQHSQGQGGASLCIYRTLGVPGFMVGDRLMTHHIQTNNGTVQVITLPWLTRSTLLTRPETEGLSLADVNQLLIDRLRAALEGEIRRLDPKIPTVLLGHLMIDNASYGAERFLAVGKGFTIPLSLLTRPEFDYVALGHVHRHQNLNPSNEPPIIYPGSIERVDFSEEKEDKGYVMIELQRSSTKWEFCPLPVRPFCTINVDVANAADPQAALIKAIAKKNITDAVVRLIYKLRSDQIDLIDNAALHQVLSSAHSYTIQPELISQLARPRLPQLDASSSIDPLDALKTYLDNREDLKDITAQMMVAAQQLLAADTETWLESAPETRTDASNTDGQLRLL from the coding sequence ATGATTAAAATCCTCCACCTCTCAGACATCCACATGGGAAGCAGCTTTTCCCACGGTCGGCTCAATCCTGAAACTGGGTTGAATACACGCTTAGAAGATTTTGTCAAGACTCTATCGCGCTGTATCGATCGCGCCTTAGAAGAACCAGTGGATTTGGTGCTGTTTGGTGGGGATGCTTTTCCCGATGCCACGCCACCCCCATATATTCAAGAAAAATTTGCCAGTCAATTTCGTCGCTTGGTTGATGCTCGGGTTCCCACCGTATTATTGGTAGGCAACCACGACCAGCATTCCCAAGGGCAAGGGGGGGCGAGTTTGTGCATTTATCGAACCTTGGGCGTACCAGGGTTTATGGTGGGCGATCGCTTGATGACCCATCACATTCAAACAAACAATGGTACAGTTCAAGTCATCACTCTCCCCTGGCTGACTCGTTCCACCCTCCTGACTCGTCCAGAAACAGAAGGTTTATCCCTCGCTGATGTCAACCAGTTATTAATCGATCGCTTGCGTGCTGCCTTAGAAGGAGAAATTCGTCGGCTCGACCCCAAGATTCCGACCGTACTTCTGGGTCATTTGATGATCGATAATGCTTCCTATGGTGCAGAACGCTTCTTAGCTGTAGGGAAAGGTTTTACTATTCCCCTGTCTCTACTAACTCGTCCCGAGTTTGATTACGTTGCTCTCGGACACGTCCACCGCCATCAAAACCTCAACCCATCTAACGAACCGCCAATTATCTATCCTGGTAGTATCGAGCGAGTCGATTTTAGCGAAGAAAAAGAAGACAAAGGCTATGTGATGATAGAACTACAGCGGAGTAGTACCAAATGGGAGTTCTGCCCGCTACCAGTTCGTCCTTTTTGTACCATTAACGTCGATGTCGCCAATGCAGCCGATCCGCAAGCAGCTTTAATCAAAGCGATCGCGAAAAAGAATATTACCGATGCAGTCGTCAGATTAATTTATAAACTCCGCTCCGATCAAATCGATTTAATTGACAATGCAGCACTTCATCAAGTTCTAAGTTCTGCTCACAGTTATACAATTCAACCAGAGCTGATCAGTCAGCTAGCACGACCGCGTTTACCGCAATTAGACGCGAGTAGCAGTATCGATCCCCTCGATGCCTTAAAAACTTATCTAGATAATCGCGAGGACTTGAAAGATATTACCGCTCAAATGATGGTAGCTGCCCAACAATTATTAGCAGCCGATACAGAAACTTGGTTAGAATCTGCCCCAGAAACTAGAACCGATGCAAGTAACACTGACGGACAGTTACGGTTACTGTGA
- the csaB gene encoding polysaccharide pyruvyl transferase CsaB, with translation MRVVLCGYYGKGNGGDEALLATLLQMLPKNATPIILSGNPAQTQERYQVEACDRMAFSPVWQTLQQSDAFIWGGGSIMQDSTSAISPFYYGGLMTMAQKLGLKTMAWAQGIGPLKSPLTRWLTKQTFAGCTGVSVRDRGSASLLTNWQIPHLQAPDPVWALEAGNTPGLWDLPAPRVAVTLRSHPQLTPNRLANLTRALVDFQRATDTCILLVPFQLSQDLAIAQAIQPQLPGANQILYLEDPKSLKGVFRGVEMAIGMRFHSLIMAAAEGCRCFAISYDPKVDRLMAELSIPGWDVAQIPDDPNIISQTWIEHYANGDPLSPDQIQSLVDRAYMHRELLREVLQ, from the coding sequence ATCCGGGTGGTTTTGTGCGGTTATTACGGTAAAGGTAATGGCGGTGATGAGGCGTTGCTGGCAACACTGTTGCAAATGCTACCCAAAAATGCCACGCCTATTATTCTGTCTGGTAATCCAGCGCAGACGCAGGAGCGCTATCAAGTAGAAGCTTGCGATCGCATGGCTTTTTCTCCTGTGTGGCAAACCTTGCAGCAGTCTGATGCTTTCATTTGGGGTGGGGGCAGCATCATGCAAGATTCTACTAGTGCTATTAGCCCCTTTTACTACGGTGGATTAATGACTATGGCGCAAAAGTTAGGGTTGAAAACGATGGCTTGGGCGCAGGGAATTGGTCCTTTAAAAAGTCCGCTTACCCGTTGGTTGACAAAACAGACATTTGCTGGATGTACGGGGGTGAGCGTCCGCGATCGCGGTTCGGCAAGTTTGCTGACCAATTGGCAGATTCCCCACCTGCAAGCACCCGATCCGGTATGGGCGTTAGAAGCCGGAAATACTCCTGGGCTGTGGGATTTACCAGCGCCGAGAGTTGCCGTGACTTTGCGATCGCACCCACAATTAACTCCCAATCGCCTTGCGAATTTGACTCGCGCTTTAGTTGACTTTCAACGGGCAACAGACACCTGCATTTTATTAGTTCCATTTCAGTTATCGCAAGACTTAGCGATTGCTCAAGCGATTCAGCCGCAATTACCTGGAGCAAATCAAATCCTCTACCTCGAAGATCCGAAAAGTTTAAAAGGCGTATTTCGCGGCGTAGAAATGGCAATTGGAATGCGCTTTCACAGCCTAATTATGGCAGCTGCGGAAGGTTGCCGCTGTTTTGCCATCAGCTACGATCCAAAAGTCGATCGTCTGATGGCAGAACTTTCTATCCCTGGTTGGGATGTGGCTCAAATTCCCGACGACCCCAATATTATCAGCCAAACTTGGATCGAACATTATGCCAACGGCGACCCCTTAAGCCCAGACCAAATTCAGTCTTTAGTAGACAGAGCCTACATGCATCGTGAATTGCTCAGGGAAGTATTGCAATAG
- a CDS encoding DUF2499 domain-containing protein encodes MHVLSIPTWIIHVSSVIEWAIAIWLIWSYGEAVGNRAWYAFSLAMLPALISAMCACTWHFFDNAQSLEWLVTLQASMTLIGNFTLLAAGWLLWRSTRSPVTRSHSKISSK; translated from the coding sequence ATGCACGTACTCTCAATTCCTACCTGGATTATTCACGTCTCTAGTGTCATTGAATGGGCGATCGCCATTTGGTTAATTTGGAGTTATGGCGAGGCTGTGGGCAATCGCGCTTGGTATGCGTTTTCTCTGGCAATGCTACCAGCTTTAATTAGTGCCATGTGTGCCTGTACTTGGCATTTCTTCGACAATGCCCAATCTTTAGAGTGGTTGGTGACGCTTCAAGCTAGCATGACTTTAATAGGAAACTTCACGTTATTAGCTGCTGGTTGGTTGCTGTGGCGTTCGACGCGCTCGCCAGTAACGCGATCGCACAGCAAGATTTCTTCTAAGTAG
- a CDS encoding DUF3593 domain-containing protein gives MISKETLFALSLFPYLGFLWFATRSQQLPRLALFGFYGTLVFVAVTIPAGIYAQVHYGESLANVDWLHGSAEVFLTLSNILIVLGFRQALKQGVGSRESGVGEES, from the coding sequence ATGATTTCAAAAGAAACTCTTTTCGCACTCTCTCTGTTTCCCTATCTAGGCTTTCTCTGGTTCGCAACTCGCTCTCAACAACTGCCGCGCCTAGCATTATTTGGCTTCTACGGTACTTTGGTATTTGTCGCCGTCACTATCCCCGCCGGAATTTACGCCCAAGTTCATTACGGCGAATCTCTCGCCAATGTTGACTGGTTGCATGGTAGCGCTGAAGTGTTTTTAACTCTCTCTAACATTTTGATTGTTTTGGGTTTTCGACAAGCTTTGAAGCAGGGAGTCGGGAGTCGGGAGTCGGGAGTCGGGGAAGAGAGCTGA
- the hisA gene encoding 1-(5-phosphoribosyl)-5-[(5-phosphoribosylamino)methylideneamino]imidazole-4-carboxamide isomerase — protein MDLFPAIDLLEGRCVRLYQGDYDRSQVFHDNPADVAQQWASQGATWLHVVDLDGAKAGKPANLEAIAAIVEAVSVPIQVGGGLRDRASVAQLLELGVQRAILGTVAVEQPQLVANLCQEFPGRIVVGIDARNGKVATRGWLETSEVLATDLAQRMQQLGAAAIIYTDIHRDGTLAGPNLDALRELATSLSIPVIASGGVSSITDLLSLLALEPLGVTGAIVGRALYTGDISLKQAIQAVGQGRWQDIPPDLGSSAFA, from the coding sequence ATGGATCTTTTTCCTGCCATAGATTTACTTGAAGGACGCTGCGTGCGACTGTATCAGGGAGACTACGATCGCTCCCAGGTTTTTCACGATAATCCTGCTGATGTTGCGCAACAATGGGCTAGTCAAGGTGCTACGTGGCTGCATGTCGTCGATTTAGATGGTGCAAAAGCAGGTAAACCCGCTAACTTGGAGGCGATCGCGGCTATTGTAGAGGCAGTGTCAGTACCAATTCAAGTTGGTGGTGGGTTGCGCGATCGCGCTAGCGTTGCCCAGCTCTTAGAATTAGGCGTACAGCGAGCTATTTTGGGTACTGTGGCTGTAGAACAACCCCAGTTAGTAGCAAATCTGTGTCAAGAATTTCCAGGGCGAATTGTTGTTGGTATTGATGCGCGTAATGGTAAGGTAGCTACACGCGGCTGGTTGGAAACTTCGGAAGTCTTAGCCACAGATTTAGCCCAGCGAATGCAACAACTGGGTGCGGCAGCAATTATTTACACTGATATTCATCGCGATGGAACTCTTGCTGGACCCAACTTGGATGCACTACGAGAGTTAGCTACAAGTTTATCTATTCCCGTCATCGCTTCTGGTGGTGTAAGTTCTATTACGGATTTACTCAGCCTTCTAGCTTTAGAACCCCTCGGCGTTACGGGTGCGATCGTCGGTCGCGCCTTGTATACTGGCGATATTTCCCTCAAACAAGCTATACAAGCAGTCGGACAAGGACGCTGGCAAGATATCCCTCCAGATTTAGGATCGTCGGCTTTTGCCTAA
- a CDS encoding bifunctional helix-turn-helix transcriptional regulator/GNAT family N-acetyltransferase, producing the protein MVAQTEQVRRIETVRRFNRFYTRQIGVLQEGLLSSPFSLAEARILYELAHRDRTTASELTKELGLDAGYLSRILRGFTQQGLIDRQPSETDGRQNSISLTEEGQQAFAQLNERSQHKIGEMLSQMSVANQSRLVEAMQTIEELLGTASNSKTPYLLRSHQPGDMGWIVHRHGVLYAREYGWNEQFEALVARIVAEFIQNYDPKKERCWMAEKDDEIVGSVFLVKKSDTVAKLRLLLVEPKARGLGIGTRLVKECDRFARQAGYEKIELWTNSILSAARRIYEAAGYRLVHQEPHHSFGQDLVGQTWELTL; encoded by the coding sequence ATGGTAGCCCAGACAGAGCAAGTTCGACGTATAGAGACTGTACGACGCTTCAATCGCTTCTACACCCGACAGATTGGTGTTTTACAAGAAGGATTGTTAAGTAGCCCGTTTTCCCTAGCAGAAGCGCGGATTCTCTACGAACTAGCGCACCGCGATCGCACCACAGCTAGCGAACTCACTAAAGAGTTAGGGTTAGATGCGGGTTATTTAAGTCGAATCTTGCGTGGCTTTACACAGCAAGGATTAATCGATCGCCAACCATCTGAAACTGATGGTAGACAAAACTCGATCTCGCTCACAGAAGAGGGACAGCAAGCTTTTGCCCAACTGAACGAGCGATCGCAGCATAAAATTGGCGAGATGTTGAGTCAAATGTCTGTTGCAAATCAAAGCCGCTTGGTTGAAGCAATGCAAACGATTGAGGAATTATTAGGTACGGCATCCAACAGCAAAACTCCTTACTTACTGCGTTCTCACCAACCAGGAGACATGGGCTGGATCGTTCATCGCCACGGTGTATTGTACGCTCGGGAATATGGTTGGAACGAACAGTTTGAAGCACTAGTGGCGAGGATTGTGGCGGAGTTTATTCAAAACTACGATCCGAAGAAAGAACGGTGCTGGATGGCGGAAAAGGACGACGAAATAGTCGGTTCTGTCTTTTTAGTCAAAAAATCAGACACAGTTGCCAAATTGCGCTTGCTGCTAGTCGAACCCAAAGCTAGAGGTTTAGGAATTGGAACGCGGCTAGTGAAAGAATGCGATCGCTTTGCCAGACAAGCGGGATATGAAAAAATTGAGTTATGGACGAATAGCATATTATCTGCTGCCCGTCGCATCTACGAAGCAGCAGGATATCGCTTAGTACACCAAGAACCCCATCATAGCTTTGGTCAAGATCTAGTTGGGCAGACGTGGGAATTGACGTTGTAG